The Candidatus Accumulibacter similis genome has a segment encoding these proteins:
- a CDS encoding winged helix-turn-helix transcriptional regulator, translating into MTLPLPAATPQTHLAVLQQFRVIYGTMRQYFRDLEERCGIPGAQMWILQEVQRCPGIGVTELAARLAIHQSTCSQLVDRLAVRGCLVKTRNLPDQRRLGLHLAPGGEKAIAALPGSAEGALPAALAAMPEVALKTLQINLSELIRHLPGRDDAFASVPLAEIVRNEK; encoded by the coding sequence ATGACGCTTCCCTTGCCGGCTGCCACGCCACAGACCCACCTGGCGGTGCTGCAACAGTTCCGCGTGATCTACGGCACGATGCGCCAGTACTTCCGCGATTTGGAAGAGCGCTGCGGGATCCCTGGCGCGCAGATGTGGATTCTGCAGGAGGTGCAGCGCTGCCCGGGGATTGGCGTGACCGAACTCGCGGCACGGCTGGCCATACATCAGTCCACCTGTAGTCAGCTCGTCGACCGACTGGCCGTTCGCGGATGCCTCGTCAAGACGCGCAATCTGCCGGACCAGCGCCGGCTCGGCCTGCATCTCGCGCCTGGCGGCGAGAAGGCAATCGCGGCGCTACCGGGGTCGGCAGAAGGCGCCCTGCCCGCAGCACTCGCCGCGATGCCCGAAGTGGCGCTGAAAACATTGCAGATCAATCTATCTGAGCTGATACGGCACCTCCCGGGACGAGACGATGCCTTCGCCAGCGTGCCGCTGGCCGAAATCGTACGGAACGAGAAATGA
- a CDS encoding OmpA family protein, whose amino-acid sequence MSSGTIRIRRFGLTLLPLCCMLAGCTTFGQSPTDTVPPPAPGSSLTTDSPADEPPPARSLDSVESDPADNIYFARRVTHIDPAGQDKLRLHAARLKEHPGQVVYLAAYAEDLGSASYELAIANQRIEAVTKLLRNYGVARRQVHPLRRYGVARGRPAPACATTDCRDRKGRVVLSYGPR is encoded by the coding sequence ATGAGTAGCGGAACGATCAGGATCCGGCGCTTCGGTCTCACCCTGTTGCCCCTCTGCTGCATGCTCGCCGGATGTACCACGTTCGGCCAGTCGCCGACGGACACGGTGCCGCCACCGGCACCCGGATCCTCCTTGACCACCGACTCGCCGGCCGACGAGCCACCGCCAGCCCGGAGCTTGGACTCTGTCGAGTCCGACCCAGCCGATAACATCTACTTCGCCCGGCGCGTCACGCACATCGATCCCGCCGGGCAAGACAAGCTGCGGCTGCATGCGGCGCGGTTGAAGGAGCATCCGGGGCAGGTGGTCTACCTCGCCGCTTACGCCGAGGATCTCGGCAGTGCCTCCTACGAACTGGCCATAGCGAACCAGCGTATCGAAGCCGTGACCAAGCTCCTTCGCAACTACGGCGTGGCCAGACGGCAAGTGCATCCGCTGCGTCGCTACGGCGTCGCGCGAGGGCGACCAGCGCCCGCGTGCGCGACAACGGATTGTCGCGACAGGAAGGGCCGCGTGGTCTTGAGCTACGGCCCCCGGTAA